From a single Pseudobutyrivibrio xylanivorans genomic region:
- the argF gene encoding ornithine carbamoyltransferase: MDLKGKNFLKMLDFTPEEINGLIDLSLKLKAEKKQGKSQKDYMAGKNIALIFEKTSTRTRCSFEVAAYDMGANVTYLDPSGSQIGKKESIADTARVLGRMYDGIEYRGFEQTIVEDLAKYAGVPVWNGLTNESHPTQMIADMMTIKEHFGKLAGIKFVYMGDARYNMGNSLMVTCAKLGMDFVACTSKKYFPEASLVEKCKEIAKQTGATITLTEDVEFGCKDADVIYTDVWVSMGEPDEVWAERIKELSPYQVNAKAFSYAKEDAKFMHCLPAFHDLNTTIGKQIHEKFGIDCMEVTDEIFESERSIVFDEAENRMHSIKAVMYATLGNA; this comes from the coding sequence ATGGACTTAAAAGGAAAGAACTTTTTAAAAATGTTGGATTTCACTCCTGAAGAGATTAATGGTTTGATTGATTTATCTTTGAAGCTAAAAGCAGAGAAGAAGCAGGGAAAGTCTCAGAAGGACTACATGGCAGGAAAGAATATAGCATTAATTTTCGAAAAAACGTCCACACGTACTCGCTGTTCATTTGAGGTGGCAGCTTATGATATGGGTGCAAATGTTACATATCTTGATCCATCTGGTTCACAGATTGGAAAGAAGGAATCAATTGCTGACACCGCTCGTGTATTAGGTCGTATGTATGATGGTATAGAATATCGTGGATTTGAACAGACTATCGTAGAAGATTTGGCTAAATATGCAGGCGTACCTGTATGGAATGGACTTACAAATGAGTCACATCCAACACAGATGATTGCAGACATGATGACAATTAAGGAACATTTTGGAAAACTTGCAGGAATAAAGTTTGTATATATGGGCGATGCCCGTTATAATATGGGTAACTCACTTATGGTGACCTGTGCAAAGCTTGGTATGGATTTCGTGGCTTGCACAAGCAAGAAATATTTTCCAGAGGCTTCTCTTGTGGAGAAGTGCAAAGAGATAGCAAAGCAGACCGGTGCTACTATCACTCTCACAGAGGATGTAGAATTTGGCTGTAAGGATGCAGATGTTATCTACACAGATGTGTGGGTTTCAATGGGCGAGCCAGATGAGGTTTGGGCAGAGAGAATAAAAGAGCTTAGTCCTTATCAGGTGAATGCAAAGGCTTTTTCTTATGCAAAGGAGGATGCTAAATTTATGCATTGTCTACCAGCATTTCATGATTTGAATACTACAATTGGAAAGCAGATTCATGAGAAGTTTGGTATAGATTGCATGGAAGTCACCGATGAAATTTTTGAAAGCGAGCGTTCGATTGTCTTTGATGAGGCAGAGAACAGAATGCACTCTATCAAAGCAGTTATGTACGCAACATTAGGAAATGCTTAA
- a CDS encoding cell wall hydrolase produces MIKFSNNLTAQYKHYRKYVNKRTKQSVALAVATFLLVTGAYMDDAPVNEVFSTNVEIQPASTAGVFSAVSAIELSVGSNLGYASADVTVVAATSDQVEPDTDDAYDEWSDKVVANVNDYIYVRTEADVASEAVAKLRKGDIATLVDVFDGWYEIESGNAHGFVSADYCVTGIEAYDLAVDVCCTYATIDVNGLRIRGEASEDAKIIKVVSKGSKLEVNTDAEEVEGWVAVKSGDSTGYVKAEYVEVDLATGEAITLEEEAEAKRAAEEEAARKAAEQAAMAEQAKAAAAEAAAAKQAVITSADDLTLLAAIIQIEAGSEMYEGQVAVGAVVMNRVLSGSYAGNIHDVIFARGQFSTSRMSSVVARGPKASCIQAAQEAMAGADPTGGRLHFRRAGSKEGLIIGNHVFY; encoded by the coding sequence ATGATTAAATTTAGTAACAATCTAACTGCACAGTACAAACATTACAGAAAGTATGTCAACAAGCGTACAAAGCAGTCAGTAGCGCTTGCAGTTGCGACATTTCTTTTGGTTACAGGAGCTTATATGGATGATGCCCCTGTTAATGAAGTGTTCTCAACTAACGTAGAAATTCAGCCAGCTAGCACAGCGGGTGTTTTTTCTGCTGTCTCAGCAATTGAGCTTAGCGTAGGTTCAAATTTAGGATATGCATCAGCTGATGTTACAGTTGTAGCTGCTACCTCAGATCAGGTTGAGCCTGATACAGATGACGCTTACGATGAGTGGTCTGATAAGGTGGTTGCTAATGTTAATGATTATATTTATGTTCGAACAGAGGCAGATGTTGCTTCGGAAGCAGTTGCAAAGCTTCGCAAGGGTGACATTGCTACTCTCGTAGATGTTTTTGATGGTTGGTATGAGATTGAGTCAGGAAATGCTCATGGATTTGTATCAGCTGACTATTGTGTTACAGGAATTGAGGCATATGATCTTGCAGTTGATGTATGCTGCACATATGCAACTATAGATGTTAATGGTCTTCGCATCAGAGGCGAGGCATCTGAGGATGCAAAGATTATCAAGGTTGTTTCTAAGGGAAGCAAGCTTGAGGTTAATACTGATGCAGAAGAAGTTGAAGGTTGGGTAGCTGTTAAGTCTGGTGATTCTACAGGCTATGTTAAGGCTGAGTATGTTGAAGTTGATTTAGCTACTGGAGAAGCTATCACTCTCGAAGAGGAAGCTGAGGCTAAGAGAGCTGCTGAAGAGGAAGCTGCTAGAAAGGCTGCAGAGCAGGCAGCTATGGCTGAGCAGGCTAAGGCCGCAGCAGCGGAAGCAGCTGCAGCTAAGCAGGCTGTAATTACATCTGCAGATGATCTTACTCTTCTTGCAGCTATTATTCAGATTGAAGCTGGAAGCGAGATGTACGAGGGTCAGGTTGCAGTTGGTGCAGTTGTTATGAACCGTGTGCTTTCAGGTTCATACGCTGGCAATATTCACGATGTTATTTTTGCAAGAGGGCAGTTCTCTACATCACGTATGTCTTCAGTAGTTGCTAGGGGACCAAAGGCTTCATGTATCCAGGCAGCACAGGAGGCTATGGCTGGTGCTGACCCTACAGGTGGAAGATTACACTTTAGACGTGCTGGTTCAAAGGAAGGTCTTATTATCGGAAACCATGTTTTCTACTAA
- a CDS encoding undecaprenyldiphospho-muramoylpentapeptide beta-N-acetylglucosaminyltransferase encodes MKKIVMTGGGTAGHVTPNLALVPLLKEAGYEISYIGSYTGIEKKLVEDAGITYYGISSGKLRRYHDWKNFTDPFRVIKGFSEANQLLKHIQPDVVFSKGGFVSVPVVMAAGRQHIPAIIHESDMTPGLANKLAIPFATKVCCNFPETLAYLPEGKAVHTGSPIRQELFSGNKESGLAFCGFNADKPVMLIMGGSIGSRFINNAVWDSLDKLLETFQIVHLVGKGNINNSVIGKQGYQQYEFISEQLNDIFAMTDIMISRSGANSISEILALKIPNILIPLSAAASRGDQILNAESYEKQGFSTVLQEEELTSELLLNSVNKVYENRASIIRKMEESKLLDANSVIMNLIENIK; translated from the coding sequence ATGAAAAAAATAGTTATGACAGGTGGCGGCACAGCTGGCCACGTTACACCTAATCTTGCTTTGGTTCCTTTACTTAAGGAAGCAGGTTATGAGATTTCTTATATTGGCTCCTACACTGGCATCGAGAAAAAGCTTGTGGAGGATGCAGGTATTACTTATTACGGCATTTCATCTGGCAAACTTCGTCGTTACCATGATTGGAAAAATTTCACAGATCCATTCCGCGTAATCAAGGGCTTTTCTGAAGCTAATCAGCTTCTTAAACATATACAGCCTGATGTTGTTTTTTCTAAGGGCGGATTCGTTTCCGTACCTGTTGTTATGGCTGCAGGTCGTCAGCATATTCCTGCTATCATTCACGAGTCTGATATGACCCCTGGACTTGCCAATAAGCTTGCCATTCCTTTTGCCACAAAGGTTTGCTGCAACTTTCCTGAAACACTGGCATATCTCCCAGAGGGAAAGGCTGTCCACACTGGCTCACCTATTCGTCAAGAGCTTTTCAGCGGCAATAAGGAATCTGGTTTAGCCTTCTGTGGCTTCAATGCTGACAAGCCTGTTATGCTTATTATGGGCGGCAGCATAGGCTCGCGCTTCATTAATAATGCAGTTTGGGATTCCCTTGACAAGTTGCTTGAGACGTTCCAAATCGTCCATCTTGTTGGTAAAGGTAATATCAACAATTCAGTTATTGGTAAGCAGGGTTATCAACAATATGAATTTATCAGTGAACAGCTCAATGATATCTTTGCTATGACAGATATTATGATTAGCCGCTCTGGTGCTAATTCTATAAGTGAGATTTTAGCCCTTAAAATCCCAAATATTCTCATTCCCCTTTCTGCTGCTGCAAGCCGAGGAGATCAGATTCTTAATGCAGAAAGCTATGAGAAACAAGGATTTTCTACTGTACTTCAGGAAGAGGAACTTACGTCAGAATTACTTCTGAATAGCGTAAATAAAGTATATGAAAATAGAGCTTCCATCATTAGAAAAATGGAAGAATCAAAGTTACTTGATGCTAATTCAGTAATAATGAATTTAATAGAAAACATAAAATAA
- a CDS encoding HIT family protein, with translation MKDNNCIFCKLANGDIPTNSIYEDNDFKVILDASPASKGHALILPKEHYANLFEIDDEVAAKALPLAKKIANKAMKELGCDGVNIIQNNGEAAGQTVHHFHVHVIPRWAGDGAINDWNHQSFTDAETAEVVKKLSM, from the coding sequence ATGAAGGACAACAATTGTATTTTCTGCAAGCTTGCAAATGGGGATATTCCTACAAATTCTATTTATGAGGACAATGATTTTAAGGTTATTCTCGATGCATCACCAGCTTCAAAGGGACATGCACTTATTTTGCCAAAGGAGCACTATGCAAACCTCTTTGAAATTGATGATGAGGTTGCTGCAAAAGCTCTTCCTCTTGCAAAGAAGATAGCAAATAAGGCAATGAAGGAGCTTGGTTGTGACGGCGTTAACATCATACAAAATAATGGTGAAGCTGCAGGACAGACAGTTCACCATTTTCATGTACATGTTATTCCAAGATGGGCTGGTGATGGAGCAATCAATGACTGGAATCACCAGAGCTTTACTGATGCGGAAACAGCAGAAGTAGTTAAGAAATTAAGCATGTAG